In Myxococcales bacterium, the following proteins share a genomic window:
- a CDS encoding beta-lactamase family protein: MAIAAFAAAWACGNDKPSVPSTSPRAAEVAGASLPAARFPAAAMDAHLASHGRHHGEGFTFSGYVVVEHMGKVIYERGLGITDEASRAVPDRDTNMALASLSKQFAATAILLLEQDGRLAVTDVLGKHLPQYPKVGRGLTIAQLLTHSSGLINHAALPQIFDHRGEAIEVDALLATFDHKPLEFAPGTKEAYSNAGYAVLAAIVAAASQQPYAEFLAQRLFAPAGLARTRVGEASDLANRADGFTVGPAGERVAAPRPHYSVLFGAADVRSTARDMLTWYRHLSGGKLLSRDAWLRMITTASQTHQFAYGWRVTRHEGRPLISHGGILDGVALAFWAMPDAQLVIFVWSNNDAIDAETIAEAAYAGFRGQAIALARETVPVAVPPAQLAAYHGTYELDIAARRRAIAAGTSSAFLDSIATLEVGPAGKLLRVHRKYHGVYFVAPTSETVFVSPPRQGLTLTFAPGRLTAWGYPYARH; the protein is encoded by the coding sequence ATGGCCATCGCCGCATTTGCGGCGGCCTGGGCGTGTGGCAACGACAAGCCGAGCGTGCCATCGACGTCGCCGCGAGCGGCCGAGGTTGCCGGCGCGAGCTTACCTGCCGCGAGGTTTCCCGCCGCGGCCATGGACGCGCATCTCGCCAGTCACGGGCGCCACCACGGCGAGGGCTTTACATTTTCTGGTTACGTCGTCGTCGAACACATGGGCAAGGTCATTTATGAACGTGGCCTGGGCATTACCGATGAAGCGTCGCGCGCGGTGCCTGACCGCGACACCAACATGGCGCTTGCATCGCTTAGCAAACAGTTTGCCGCCACCGCGATCTTGTTGCTAGAGCAAGACGGCCGATTGGCGGTCACGGACGTCCTTGGCAAGCATCTGCCGCAGTACCCAAAGGTTGGCCGCGGCCTTACGATCGCGCAGCTACTCACTCACAGTTCCGGCTTGATCAACCACGCCGCGTTGCCGCAGATATTTGATCATCGCGGCGAAGCGATTGAAGTTGACGCGTTGCTCGCAACGTTTGACCACAAGCCCTTGGAGTTTGCGCCAGGCACCAAGGAGGCCTACTCGAATGCGGGCTACGCCGTGTTGGCGGCCATCGTAGCCGCGGCCAGCCAGCAACCGTATGCCGAGTTTCTCGCGCAGCGGCTATTTGCGCCCGCGGGCCTCGCGCGCACACGCGTTGGCGAGGCGAGCGATCTAGCCAACCGCGCCGATGGCTTCACGGTGGGCCCTGCTGGCGAGCGAGTTGCCGCGCCGCGGCCACACTACTCGGTGCTGTTTGGCGCGGCCGACGTGCGCTCCACCGCGCGCGACATGTTGACGTGGTATCGCCATCTAAGCGGTGGCAAGCTGCTGTCGCGCGACGCCTGGTTGCGGATGATCACGACGGCCAGTCAAACCCATCAGTTTGCCTATGGTTGGCGGGTGACGCGGCACGAGGGCAGGCCGCTCATCTCTCACGGTGGCATCCTCGATGGCGTGGCGCTGGCGTTTTGGGCGATGCCCGACGCGCAGCTCGTCATATTTGTGTGGTCCAATAACGATGCCATCGACGCCGAAACCATCGCGGAAGCGGCGTACGCAGGTTTTCGGGGGCAAGCGATCGCGCTGGCGAGGGAAACCGTGCCAGTCGCCGTCCCGCCTGCGCAGCTGGCGGCCTACCACGGCACCTACGAGCTCGACATCGCCGCGCGTCGCCGTGCCATCGCCGCGGGCACCTCGTCGGCGTTTCTCGATTCCATCGCGACGCTCGAGGTAGGCCCCGCGGGAAAATTGTTGCGCGTGCACCGAAAATACCACGGCGTTTATTTCGTGGCGCCCACCAGCGAAACGGTCTTTGTCAGTCCACCTCGCCAGGGCCTCACCCTTACCTTCGCGCCCGGCCGCCTCACCGCGTGGGGTTATCCCTATGCTCGGCACTAG
- a CDS encoding tetratricopeptide repeat protein, whose protein sequence is MWSNYTARHAAQLIGLSESTVRMCIREGWLGHVGELPVRLSFRDLAALRSVKSLLGAGLSQQRLRRDLAAILAERSPGALAELALEARHGHVLVRGGENRHVSQLELALDNAPSSHAELHTFVTARAPGGGTVRLAVASRPSTAPQTAEDWIVAAVALEESDLAGAMAAYRKAIDLRPDATEAWINLGRLMAENGDPGGARACFDTALRLEPDDATALYNMGVVAQDLQDEQLAIANYVRALELDASLAEAHYNLATLYDSRGDARAAIRHINEYRKLTK, encoded by the coding sequence GTGTGGTCCAACTACACTGCACGTCACGCAGCGCAACTCATTGGCCTCAGCGAGTCAACGGTGCGCATGTGCATCCGCGAAGGCTGGCTAGGCCATGTGGGCGAGCTGCCGGTGCGCTTGTCATTTCGTGATCTAGCGGCGCTGCGCAGTGTCAAGTCGCTGCTAGGCGCAGGCCTTTCGCAGCAGCGACTGCGGCGAGATCTCGCGGCCATCTTGGCGGAACGCTCGCCAGGCGCCTTGGCCGAGCTTGCGCTCGAGGCACGCCATGGCCACGTGCTGGTGCGCGGCGGCGAAAATCGCCACGTGTCGCAGCTAGAATTGGCGCTCGATAACGCGCCCTCGTCCCACGCCGAGCTGCACACCTTTGTCACCGCGCGCGCGCCTGGTGGAGGCACGGTCCGCCTCGCGGTGGCGTCGCGCCCAAGCACCGCGCCACAGACCGCGGAGGATTGGATCGTCGCCGCGGTCGCGCTAGAGGAATCCGACCTGGCAGGCGCGATGGCGGCGTATCGCAAGGCGATCGACCTGCGGCCGGACGCCACCGAGGCGTGGATTAATCTCGGGCGGCTGATGGCGGAAAACGGCGACCCAGGCGGCGCGCGCGCGTGTTTTGACACCGCGCTTAGGCTGGAGCCCGACGATGCGACGGCGCTGTACAATATGGGCGTCGTTGCGCAAGACTTGCAAGACGAGCAGTTGGCGATCGCGAACTACGTGCGCGCGCTTGAGCTCGACGCCTCGTTGGCCGAGGCCCACTACAATTTGGCGACGCTCTACGACTCACGCGGCGACGCGCGCGCGGCGATTCGGCACATCAACGAGTATCGCAAGCTGACCAAGTGA
- a CDS encoding retropepsin-like domain-containing protein has translation MQACAVHPTFEAFGACRTCKQPLCDSCLAFNMGRSCGPCEAAAKRKSRVALAVGGTVVAAGIVWLAINGKKINDKRAAETSAKVAEATKLAAEPIDLRLAKQKWAKVPCDYEAALTVVEESMELGRNQEAIDAVDAWQPACGEPRKLLWRKYRAHLELGQPQEATTAATALIASRPADSDFWWWRGDAQWRYNLPGAFADFRQSMANSGEDSLSQYAAGIVARVAEQTADACELVFALNYFTRVQGGTLSDDADRAYQATMFGKKCDELAVGTSGKLTRPKGEAGVFGDFTVGERTISARVDEKAGTTAITTALASELGLAIGEAKIEGLVLGTMMSGRLAKVPAMQLGGLELSQVDVMVVDAIASDDEMVAGFNILWRLQPTVNASSITLVPWKL, from the coding sequence ATGCAAGCCTGCGCCGTCCATCCCACCTTTGAGGCCTTTGGCGCCTGCCGAACCTGTAAGCAGCCGCTGTGCGATAGCTGCCTCGCCTTTAACATGGGCCGCTCGTGCGGGCCGTGTGAGGCGGCCGCCAAGCGAAAATCGCGCGTGGCCTTAGCGGTCGGGGGCACCGTCGTCGCGGCGGGCATCGTTTGGCTCGCGATCAACGGCAAGAAAATTAACGACAAGCGGGCGGCGGAAACCTCGGCGAAGGTGGCGGAGGCGACCAAGCTTGCCGCCGAGCCCATTGACCTGCGACTCGCCAAGCAAAAGTGGGCCAAGGTGCCTTGCGATTATGAGGCCGCGCTCACCGTGGTTGAGGAATCGATGGAGCTCGGGCGCAACCAAGAGGCCATTGACGCGGTCGACGCTTGGCAGCCGGCCTGCGGCGAGCCGCGCAAGTTGCTGTGGCGCAAGTACCGCGCGCACTTGGAGCTTGGGCAACCGCAGGAGGCAACGACCGCGGCCACGGCCTTGATCGCCAGCCGGCCTGCCGACAGCGATTTTTGGTGGTGGCGCGGCGACGCGCAATGGCGCTACAACCTGCCGGGCGCGTTCGCTGATTTCCGCCAATCTATGGCGAATTCGGGCGAAGACAGCCTTTCGCAATACGCCGCCGGCATCGTCGCGCGCGTCGCCGAGCAGACCGCCGACGCCTGCGAGCTGGTGTTTGCGCTCAACTATTTTACCCGCGTCCAAGGCGGCACGCTGTCGGACGATGCCGACCGCGCCTATCAGGCGACCATGTTTGGCAAGAAATGCGACGAGCTCGCCGTTGGTACCAGCGGCAAGCTTACGCGGCCAAAGGGCGAAGCTGGTGTGTTTGGCGATTTCACGGTGGGCGAGCGCACCATCTCCGCGCGCGTCGACGAAAAGGCGGGCACGACCGCAATTACCACGGCGCTCGCGAGCGAGCTGGGCCTTGCGATCGGGGAAGCCAAGATCGAGGGCTTGGTCCTGGGCACCATGATGAGCGGCCGCCTCGCCAAGGTGCCGGCGATGCAGCTCGGCGGCCTCGAGCTGAGCCAGGTCGACGTGATGGTGGTTGACGCCATCGCGAGTGACGATGAGATGGTCGCGGGCTTTAACATCTTGTGGCGCCTGCAACCGACGGTAAACGCATCGTCGATTACGCTCGTGCCGTGGAAATTATAG
- a CDS encoding insulinase family protein, which produces MTKSSEWTLGRPRLATWLPLLAVLTTLTCKSPQRTTPTATIATADERTTEGSDAAVVVADPAWLTTKTPLDPKIRRGVLPNGLTYYLVQNPKPAKRASLWLAINAGSVLEDDDQRGLAHFVEHMAFNGTANFPKHKIIETIEQFGMKFGADLNAYTSFDQTVYQLKVPTDDAAHVGKALDILRDWAGGIAFDAKEIEAERGVVLEEWRLSQGAQMRLAEKQLPLLLRGSKFAERLPIGLPDTIKTAPREAFLRFYKDWYRPDLMAVIVVGDLDLDKAEAEIKARFASLAGPTKSRPRPLERVPLDHATLVSRLSDKEMPMSMISVSDKTPAPGEETVGDYRDYVIDALATMIISERFTELAKAADSPFLMPPAIGTNEIVRDATSTTRMAVVKNGRTLDGLKILMTENARVAQHGFLATELARAKKEFLSTYVQMTKETDSRDSADVAAELTRNYFEGEQMPGRAAELALVEALLPTIGLTDLNQRARQLAVARGRIISIVTPKEGDLPPEAEIVKTVAAAEQSVEKREEVAITGKILETPPTPGTIIAERVDEALGITEWKLSNGATVVLRPTDFDADTILLSGFAKGGYSLASDATYWSAQASAAMVNVSGVGTLSKADLDKLSAGRRAVAITEMDEFSQRVFGNASVADFELMLQILHAKIAAPRRDPVAIATWQQMQIGLAKENNASPEQKFEDQVREAHYGNNLRKRDAEPADLEAISIDDAFAFYRERFADLSDFTFVLTGKLDLPTTRLLVMKYLASLPGSATSPRVGTWKDPNLPRRPGKHSKTVHAGSEPKSQVVLSTWLPATWTLATATDAKILRMALGMRLIDVLREEMSGVYGARANVTLSRIPRQELRLDINFGCAPENVAALQKAARAELAAIAKNGVEPAYLERIVAQLRREREENLSVNRWWLSSIAQAYEYGDALPALLDIEATVARVTNGNIKAMAKRLVASKNQFTGVLMPAK; this is translated from the coding sequence CGCTGACGAACGCACTACCGAGGGCTCCGATGCCGCCGTGGTCGTCGCCGACCCGGCGTGGTTGACGACCAAGACACCCCTCGATCCAAAAATCCGCCGCGGCGTCCTGCCCAACGGCCTGACCTACTACTTGGTGCAAAACCCAAAGCCTGCCAAACGCGCATCGCTGTGGCTGGCGATCAATGCCGGCTCCGTGCTCGAAGATGACGACCAACGCGGCCTGGCTCATTTTGTCGAGCACATGGCGTTTAATGGCACGGCCAATTTTCCCAAACACAAGATTATCGAGACAATCGAACAATTCGGCATGAAGTTCGGTGCCGATCTCAATGCCTATACGTCGTTTGACCAAACGGTCTACCAACTCAAGGTGCCAACCGATGACGCCGCCCACGTAGGCAAGGCGCTCGATATTTTGCGCGATTGGGCTGGTGGCATTGCCTTTGACGCGAAGGAAATCGAAGCCGAACGCGGCGTCGTGTTAGAGGAATGGCGCCTAAGCCAAGGCGCGCAAATGCGGCTGGCAGAAAAGCAATTGCCCCTGTTACTGAGGGGCTCCAAGTTTGCGGAGCGCTTGCCTATCGGCTTGCCCGACACAATTAAGACCGCGCCGCGCGAGGCGTTTTTGCGGTTTTATAAAGATTGGTATCGCCCAGATTTAATGGCGGTCATTGTCGTCGGCGACCTCGATCTAGACAAGGCGGAGGCCGAGATCAAAGCGCGCTTTGCGTCGCTGGCAGGCCCTACCAAGTCGCGTCCGCGCCCCCTCGAGCGGGTACCACTCGACCATGCAACGCTGGTGTCGCGGCTTTCCGATAAGGAAATGCCGATGTCGATGATCTCAGTTTCAGACAAGACACCTGCGCCTGGTGAAGAAACCGTCGGTGATTATCGCGATTATGTCATCGATGCCTTGGCAACCATGATCATCAGCGAGCGCTTTACCGAGTTGGCCAAGGCCGCAGATAGTCCGTTTCTCATGCCGCCAGCCATCGGCACCAACGAAATCGTACGCGATGCAACGTCGACGACGCGCATGGCAGTGGTGAAGAACGGACGGACGCTCGATGGGCTAAAAATCTTGATGACCGAGAATGCGCGTGTGGCCCAACATGGGTTTCTCGCGACCGAGCTCGCGCGCGCCAAGAAGGAATTTCTAAGCACGTATGTGCAAATGACCAAGGAAACGGATTCGCGCGACTCAGCCGACGTGGCCGCCGAGCTCACGCGCAATTATTTCGAGGGCGAACAAATGCCTGGCCGGGCCGCCGAGCTCGCGCTGGTGGAAGCCTTGCTGCCAACGATTGGCCTGACCGATTTGAATCAGAGGGCACGTCAGCTCGCCGTGGCACGCGGGCGGATTATTTCGATCGTCACCCCCAAGGAGGGCGATTTGCCCCCCGAGGCCGAGATCGTAAAGACCGTTGCGGCGGCCGAGCAAAGCGTTGAAAAGCGCGAGGAGGTTGCCATCACGGGCAAGATTCTTGAAACGCCACCAACGCCAGGGACCATTATAGCCGAGCGTGTCGACGAGGCACTAGGCATCACCGAGTGGAAGCTCTCCAATGGCGCGACGGTGGTGCTAAGGCCAACGGATTTTGACGCCGATACCATTTTGCTGTCGGGCTTTGCCAAGGGCGGCTATTCGCTCGCTTCCGATGCCACGTACTGGAGCGCTCAAGCTTCAGCCGCGATGGTCAATGTTAGCGGCGTCGGCACGCTTTCCAAGGCTGACCTCGATAAATTAAGCGCAGGGCGCAGAGCCGTGGCCATCACCGAAATGGATGAATTTTCGCAACGCGTTTTCGGCAACGCGTCGGTCGCGGATTTTGAGTTGATGCTGCAAATCCTACATGCCAAGATTGCGGCGCCACGGCGTGACCCCGTGGCGATTGCGACCTGGCAGCAGATGCAGATCGGTCTCGCGAAAGAAAACAATGCCTCGCCGGAGCAAAAATTTGAAGACCAAGTGCGCGAGGCGCACTACGGCAACAACCTGCGCAAGCGCGACGCCGAGCCGGCAGATTTAGAGGCGATCAGCATCGACGACGCCTTCGCGTTCTATCGCGAGCGCTTCGCCGACCTCTCCGATTTTACCTTTGTGCTTACCGGCAAGCTCGACCTGCCAACGACGCGGCTGCTGGTGATGAAGTATCTCGCCAGCCTGCCGGGCTCGGCGACGAGTCCCCGAGTTGGCACGTGGAAAGATCCAAATCTGCCACGCCGCCCCGGCAAGCACAGCAAAACCGTGCACGCCGGCAGCGAACCCAAAAGCCAGGTTGTCTTGTCGACCTGGTTGCCGGCGACTTGGACGTTGGCAACCGCCACCGATGCCAAAATCCTTCGCATGGCGCTCGGGATGCGCCTGATCGACGTGTTGCGCGAAGAGATGAGCGGCGTATACGGGGCACGGGCAAATGTGACGCTTTCACGCATCCCGCGGCAAGAATTGCGCTTGGACATTAATTTTGGCTGCGCCCCAGAAAATGTCGCGGCGCTGCAAAAAGCCGCGCGCGCCGAATTGGCAGCCATTGCCAAAAACGGCGTCGAGCCCGCGTATCTCGAGCGTATTGTTGCGCAGCTGCGACGAGAACGCGAAGAAAATTTGAGCGTCAATCGCTGGTGGCTGAGCTCCATTGCCCAGGCTTATGAGTATGGCGATGCCTTGCCGGCGCTCCTCGATATCGAGGCAACCGTGGCGCGCGTAACCAACGGAAATATTAAGGCCATGGCCAAGCGGCTGGTGGCCTCGAAGAACCAATTTACCGGCGTGCTGATGCCGGCGAAGTAG